A window of Juglans regia cultivar Chandler chromosome 7, Walnut 2.0, whole genome shotgun sequence contains these coding sequences:
- the LOC109004606 gene encoding probable E3 ubiquitin-protein ligase RHB1A isoform X3, producing the protein MGGCCCSSRKAHLHGTPVYYYCPPALEEHESLTSHAASTLIDGFLVDLGLDASTPDTYRPPPAPLPYDLILGCSRSTDSDSAGETIIGSSFGTLTTCEDLEESDCKAQANSLNVSPRKVEVPNLNELNISVAEEEDDCPICLEEYDSENPNTITRCEHHFHLSCILEWMERSNACPICDQLLYHLQPKVPSSVAIDA; encoded by the exons ATGGGAGGTTGCTGCTGTTCTTCCAGAAAAGCTCATCTGCATGGAACACCAGTCTATTACTAT TGTCCACCGGCTTTGGAAGAGCATGAATCCCTGACATCTCATGCAGCCTCTACACTGATAGATGGATTCCTGGTTGATTTGGGTCTAGACGCATCAACCCCTGACACTTATCGACCGCCTCCTGCACCTTTGCCATATGATTTGATCTTGGGATGTTCACGATCTACAGATTCTGACTCTGCTGGAGAAACAATTATCGGCAGTAGCTTTGGAACTTTGACTACATGTGAAGATCTTGAGGAATCAGACTGTAAAGCTCAAGCCAATTCTTTGAATGTCTCGCCAAGAAAAGTAGAAGTTCCAAATTTGAATGAACTTAATATATCTGTAGCAGAGGAAGAGGATGATTGTCCTATTTGCCTTGAAG AGTATGATTCTGAGAATCCAAATACTATAACGAGATGTGAACACCACTTTCACCTGTCATGCATTCTTGAATGGATGGAAAGAAGTAATGCCTGCCCTATATGTGATCAG CTTCTTTACCATTTGCAACCAAAGGTTCCCAGCTCAGTGGCTATAGATGCGTAG
- the LOC109004606 gene encoding probable E3 ubiquitin-protein ligase RHB1A isoform X1, which yields MVTLWDSSIVHGSCNKMIHYHLSYLLLSWRLLVECCRLQLSVVFSQCPPALEEHESLTSHAASTLIDGFLVDLGLDASTPDTYRPPPAPLPYDLILGCSRSTDSDSAGETIIGSSFGTLTTCEDLEESDCKAQANSLNVSPRKVEVPNLNELNISVAEEEDDCPICLEEYDSENPNTITRCEHHFHLSCILEWMERSNACPICDQLLYHLQPKVPSSVAIDA from the exons atggtgacCCTGTGGGATTCTTCAATAGTTCATGGGAGTTGCAACAAGATGATCCATTATCACCTCTCTTATTTGTTATTGTCATGGAGGCTCTTAGTAGAATGTTGTCGACTTCAGTTGAGTGTGGTTTTTTCTCAG TGTCCACCGGCTTTGGAAGAGCATGAATCCCTGACATCTCATGCAGCCTCTACACTGATAGATGGATTCCTGGTTGATTTGGGTCTAGACGCATCAACCCCTGACACTTATCGACCGCCTCCTGCACCTTTGCCATATGATTTGATCTTGGGATGTTCACGATCTACAGATTCTGACTCTGCTGGAGAAACAATTATCGGCAGTAGCTTTGGAACTTTGACTACATGTGAAGATCTTGAGGAATCAGACTGTAAAGCTCAAGCCAATTCTTTGAATGTCTCGCCAAGAAAAGTAGAAGTTCCAAATTTGAATGAACTTAATATATCTGTAGCAGAGGAAGAGGATGATTGTCCTATTTGCCTTGAAG AGTATGATTCTGAGAATCCAAATACTATAACGAGATGTGAACACCACTTTCACCTGTCATGCATTCTTGAATGGATGGAAAGAAGTAATGCCTGCCCTATATGTGATCAG CTTCTTTACCATTTGCAACCAAAGGTTCCCAGCTCAGTGGCTATAGATGCGTAG
- the LOC109004606 gene encoding probable E3 ubiquitin-protein ligase RHB1A isoform X4, whose product MGGCCCSSRKAHLHGTPVYYYCPPALEEHESLTSHAASTLIDGFLVDLGLDASTPDTYRPPPAPLPYDLILGCSRSTDSDSAGETIIGSSFGTLTTCEDLEESDCKAQANSLNVSPRKVEVPNLNELNISVAEEEDDCPICLEEYDSENPNTITRCEHHFHLSCILEWMERSNACPICDQEMTFDNTCT is encoded by the exons ATGGGAGGTTGCTGCTGTTCTTCCAGAAAAGCTCATCTGCATGGAACACCAGTCTATTACTAT TGTCCACCGGCTTTGGAAGAGCATGAATCCCTGACATCTCATGCAGCCTCTACACTGATAGATGGATTCCTGGTTGATTTGGGTCTAGACGCATCAACCCCTGACACTTATCGACCGCCTCCTGCACCTTTGCCATATGATTTGATCTTGGGATGTTCACGATCTACAGATTCTGACTCTGCTGGAGAAACAATTATCGGCAGTAGCTTTGGAACTTTGACTACATGTGAAGATCTTGAGGAATCAGACTGTAAAGCTCAAGCCAATTCTTTGAATGTCTCGCCAAGAAAAGTAGAAGTTCCAAATTTGAATGAACTTAATATATCTGTAGCAGAGGAAGAGGATGATTGTCCTATTTGCCTTGAAG AGTATGATTCTGAGAATCCAAATACTATAACGAGATGTGAACACCACTTTCACCTGTCATGCATTCTTGAATGGATGGAAAGAAGTAATGCCTGCCCTATATGTGATCAG GAAATGACTTTTGATAATACCTGTACTTag
- the LOC109004606 gene encoding probable E3 ubiquitin-protein ligase RHB1A isoform X2, whose protein sequence is MVTLWDSSIVHGSCNKMIHYHLSYLLLSWRLLVECCRLQLSVVFSQCPPALEEHESLTSHAASTLIDGFLVDLGLDASTPDTYRPPPAPLPYDLILGCSRSTDSDSAGETIIGSSFGTLTTCEDLEESDCKAQANSLNVSPRKVEVPNLNELNISVAEEEDDCPICLEEYDSENPNTITRCEHHFHLSCILEWMERSNACPICDQEMTFDNTCT, encoded by the exons atggtgacCCTGTGGGATTCTTCAATAGTTCATGGGAGTTGCAACAAGATGATCCATTATCACCTCTCTTATTTGTTATTGTCATGGAGGCTCTTAGTAGAATGTTGTCGACTTCAGTTGAGTGTGGTTTTTTCTCAG TGTCCACCGGCTTTGGAAGAGCATGAATCCCTGACATCTCATGCAGCCTCTACACTGATAGATGGATTCCTGGTTGATTTGGGTCTAGACGCATCAACCCCTGACACTTATCGACCGCCTCCTGCACCTTTGCCATATGATTTGATCTTGGGATGTTCACGATCTACAGATTCTGACTCTGCTGGAGAAACAATTATCGGCAGTAGCTTTGGAACTTTGACTACATGTGAAGATCTTGAGGAATCAGACTGTAAAGCTCAAGCCAATTCTTTGAATGTCTCGCCAAGAAAAGTAGAAGTTCCAAATTTGAATGAACTTAATATATCTGTAGCAGAGGAAGAGGATGATTGTCCTATTTGCCTTGAAG AGTATGATTCTGAGAATCCAAATACTATAACGAGATGTGAACACCACTTTCACCTGTCATGCATTCTTGAATGGATGGAAAGAAGTAATGCCTGCCCTATATGTGATCAG GAAATGACTTTTGATAATACCTGTACTTag
- the LOC109004635 gene encoding pentatricopeptide repeat-containing protein At2g46050, mitochondrial, with product MLTRCRSSSKPTVLFKRQLTFPPTTFSVLSSQNAQNQEDPFYITHSPLSLGRLRAKMLLSASTHLTDPHSARSFCSDALRVSAKMGFLPEGKQLHAHMIKLGLCNVLALHNHLLNVYFRCQEFDDAKTLFGEMRARNVVSWNTVICGVVDWRSNNWWSLYLGFSYFRRMLLERVGPDDITFNSLFRACIELHDVVIGRQLHCFIVKVALDFHSFVGSALVKLYATFGLVEDARRAFNGVLFRDLVLWNVMLSGYVSNCLVKDAFGVFNLMQLEGVKGDEFTFSSLMSSCSALGTCGLGKQIHSLIVKKSFDLDVQVASVLIDMYAKNKNIDDARKAFDGIAIKNVVSWNTMIVGYGQQGDGKEAMKLLRGMLRTDLCLDELTLSSILSSCGNVSATCEIMQVHAFTVKFGFQVFISISNALINAYSKCGSILGAYQCFSSVLKPDLVTWTSILCAYAFHGLAKEATKLFEKMLSHGMRPDPIAFLGVLSACSHGGLVEKGLHYFNLMINDYQIVPESNHFTCLIDLLARSGLLDEAFSVLASMPIEPGSDTLGAFIGACKVYKNLELAKWAAEKLFALEPNKPVNYALMSNVYASQSRWCDVAGARKMIRDRCDSKVPGCSWVEIAGNVHSFVSSDKSHPKSLEVYAMLGTLHSLMKDDNHMLNAKLYS from the coding sequence ATGCTGACCAGATGCCGCTCATCTTCAAAACCTACCGTCCTTTTCAAACGGCAGTTGACCTTCCCGCCAACCACTTTCTCAGTTCTGAGCAGCCAAAATGCCCAAAATCAAGAAGACCCATTTTACATAACCCATTCACCTCTTTCCCTGGGCAGACTCAGAGCCAAAATGCTTCTTTCCGCATCTACCCATTTAACTGATCCTCACTCTGCACGTTCTTTTTGCTCCGACGCCCTCAGAGTCTCAGCCAAAATGGGTTTCCTTCCCGAAGGAAAACAGCTGCATGCACATATGATAAAGTTGGGTTTGTGTAATGTGTTGGCCTTACACAATCATCTTTTGAATGTTTATTTTAGATGTCAGGAGTTTGATGACGCAAAGACACTGTTTGGTGAAATGCGTGCTAGAAATGTGGTGTCGTGGAATACTGTGATTTGTGGTGTTGTTGACTGGAGAAGTAATAATTGGTGGAGTCTGTATCTGGGGTTTTCTTATTTTAGGAGAATGTTGTTGGAAAGGGTAGGACCGGATGATATAACTTTTAACAGTTTGTTTCGTGCATGCATTGAGTTGCATGATGTTGTGATTGGTAGACAATTGCATTGTTTCATTGTAAAAGTGGCGCTTGACTTTCATAGTTTTGTTGGCAGCGCTCTCGTCAAATTGTACGCAACTTTTGGCCTGGTGGAAGATGCTAGGCGGGCTTTTAATGGTGTTCTGTTTAGAGATTTGGTTTTGTGGAATGTCATGTTGTCTGGCTATGTTTCGAATTGTTTGGTTAAAGATGCTTTTGGGGTCTTCAATTTGATGCAGTTGGAAGGTGTTAAGGGGGATGAGTTTACATTTAGTAGCCTGATGAGTTCCTGTAGTGCTTTGGGAACTTGTGGTTTGGGAAAGCAGATTCATAGCCTTATTGTTAAAAAGTCTTTTGATTTAGACGTTCAAGTGGCCAGTGTACTCATTGATATGTATgccaagaataaaaatatagatgatgCTCGGAAGGCTTTTGATGGGATAGCCATTAAAAATGTGGTGTCTTGGAACACTATGATTGTGGGCTATGGACAACAAGGAGATGGGAAGGAAGCTATGAAGCTCCTCCGGGGAATGTTACGAACAGATCTCTGTCTTGATGAGTTAACCCTTTCTAGTATCCTTAGCTCATGTGGCAATGTGTCTGCCACTTGTGAAATTATGCAGGTTCATGCTTTCACTGTTAAGTTTGGGTTTCAAGTTTTCATATCAATTTCCAATGCCCTCATAAATGCATACTCCAAGTGTGGTAGCATCCTTGGTGCATATCAATGTTTTAGCTCTGTTTTGAAGCCTGATCTAGTTACATGGACCTCAATTTTATGCGCATATGCATTCCATGGTCTTGCCAAAGAAGCTACTAAGTTATTTGAGAAGATGTTATCTCATGGCATGAGGCCAGATCCAATCGCCTTTCTTGGGGTTCTATCTGCCTGCAGCCATGGGGGGCTGGTAGAGAAGGGGCTTCATTACTTCAATTTAATGATCAATGActaccaaattgtgccagagtCAAATCATTTTACCTGTCTTATTGACCTCCTTGCTCGCTCTGGTCTTTTGGATGAGGCATTTAGTGTTTTGGCCTCCATGCCAATAGAACCTGGGTCAGACACCTTGGGAGCATTCATTGGGGCATGTAAAGTCTATAAAAATCTCGAACTAGCAAAATGGGCTGCAGAAAAGTTATTTGCATTGGAGCCAAACAAGCCTGTGAATTATGCTCTAATGTCTAACGTGTATGCTTCCCAAAGTCGGTGGTGTGATGTGGCAGGAGCACGCAAAATGATAAGGGACAGATGTGATTCCAAAGTTCCTGGCTGTAGCTGGGTGGAGATTGCTGGTAATGTTCATTCGTTTGTGTCAAGTGATAAATCCCACCCAAAATCTCTGGAGGTGTATGCTATGTTAGGAACACTGCATAGTTTGATGAAGGATGATAATCATATGTTGAATGCAAAACTCTACAGCTGA
- the LOC109004623 gene encoding G-type lectin S-receptor-like serine/threonine-protein kinase RKS1 isoform X2 — translation MNSDKLLKILILVFLFFFPFSSSSTETLTQNQFIKDGQTLISKEKNFSIGFFSPANSSYRYLGIWFTKVKEQTPVWVANRNDPFNDSLGVLSVNQDGNLVLHDSFNRSLWSTNVSVQGQASTAAQLLDSGNLVLIQENNKNVLWQSFDYPTDTLLPNMSLGLNRRTGLNKFLTSWKSRDDPGTGDCIYKLNLTEAPQFFLYKGSIPYWRTGPWPWRSSAIKSNLTVSYINNGDEISYKYFFNDSAIITRIVLDNSGLLQQFVWNDGEHRWKEFWSAPKYRCDKYGQCGAYSICNPDDIDFECSCLPGYEPKSPRQWYLREGSELGCVRKKSGLSMCGNGEGFVKMEHVKAPFSPVAGRMYLSMMSYEVCKQACLRNCSCTAFTSLKDGKETNCLHWYGELMDIKVHYDERDPSVYVRVDAADLVKRKLHNWSLNFAGTKGSLEGNELEDSNTNPGQPIFALSSIVAATDNFSPANKLGQGGFGPVFKGQLPNGQHIAVKRLSKSSGQGIEEFKNEVKLIAKLQHRNLVKMIGCCIQEEEKMLIYEYMSNKSLNFFIFDPTRSSSLNWSKRFEIIIGIARGILYLHHDSRLRIIHRDLKTSNILLDDEMNPKISDFGVARIFKANQIQDKTNRVVGTYGYMSPEYAVFGKFSTKSDVFSFGVILLEIVSGKKNSGSYMEHPSQTLIGQVWELWREDRALDIVDSSINESYVPHEVLRSIQIGLLCVQEDARDRPDMLEVLLMLCTDATTLPSPKQPAFIFRTTSNDLKSVAKGSCSINGVTLTNVEAR, via the exons ATGAACTCTGACAAAttgttgaagattttgattttagtCTTTCTATTCTTCTTCCCATTTAGCAGTTCTTCCACTGAAACCTTAACACAAAACCAATTCATCAAAGATGGCCAAACTTTGATATCCAAAGAAAAGAACTTCTCCATTGGCTTCTTCAGCCCAGCCAACTCTAGCTATCGTTATCTTGGTATTTGGTTCACCAAAGTAAAAGAACAAACTCCAGTGTGGGTTGCAAATAGGAATGATCCTTTCAATGATTCCTTGGGAGTTCTCTCAGTCAACCAAGATGGAAACCTTGTTCTCCATGACAGCTTTAACCGTTCTCTCTGGTCTACAAATGTTTCAGTTCAAGGGCAAGCCTCCACTGCAGCTCAGCTCTTGGATTCAGGAAACCTAGTATTGATCcaggaaaacaacaaaaatgtgtTATGGCAAAGCTTTGACTATCCTACAGACACTTTGCTGCCAAACATGTCACTTGGTTTGAATCGGAGAACCGGGCTCAACAAATTTCTAACATCTTGGAAGTCACGAGATGACCCCGGAACTGGAGACTGTATCTATAAGCTAAATCTTACTGAGGCACCACAGTTCTTCTTGTACAAGGGTTCGATCCCATATTGGCGGACTGGACCGTGGCCATGGAGGTCCTCTGCAATAAAATCCAATTTGACAGTCAGTTACATCAACAATGGAGATGAGATATCTTACAAATACTTCTTCAATGACTCTGCAATCATCACAAGAATAGTGTTAGACAACTCCGGATTGCTCCAACAATTTGTATGGAATGATGGTGAACATCGATGGAAGGAGTTCTGGTCTGCACCCAAATATCGGTGTGACAAGTATGGACAGTGTGGCGCGTATAGTATTTGTAACCCAGATGATATTGATTTCGAATGTTCATGTCTCCCAGGGTATGAGCCAAAGTCTCCGAGGCAATGGTATCTTAGAGAAGGTTCTGAGCTTGGTTGTGTAAGAAAGAAGTCGGGTTTGTCTATGTGTGGGAATGGAGAAGGGTTTGTGAAGATGGAGCATGTGAAGGCTCCATTTTCACCTGTCGCAGGTCGTATGTATTTGAGTATGATGAGCTATGAAGTGTGCAAGCAAGCTTGCTTGAGGAATTGTTCTTGCACAGCTTTTACAAGTTTGAAAGATGGGAAAGAAACTAATTGCTTGCACTGGTATGGAGAGTTAATGGATATTAAAGTGCATTATGATGAGAGGGACCCAAGTGTATATGTTCGTGTGGATGCGGCAGATTTAG TGAAGAGAAAATTGCACAATTGGTCATTAAATTTTGCTGGTACCAAAGGCTCTTTGGAGGGAAATGAGCTCGAGGATAGTAATACAAACCCTGGTCAACCCATTTTTGCTCTAAGCTCCATAGTTGCTGCCACAGACAATTTCTCTCCAGCCAATAAACTTGGGCAAGGTGGTTTTGGCCCTGTTTTTAAG GGTCAATTACCTAATGGACAACACATAGCTGTAAAAAGGCTATCCAAGAGTTCAGGACAAGgaatagaagaatttaaaaatgaagttaaGTTGATTGCGAAACTGCAACACAGAAATCTTGTCAAAATGATAGGCTGTTGCATTCAGGAGGAAGAAAAGATGCTGATCTACGAGTACATGTCCAACAAAAGCTTGaacttctttatttttg ATCCTACAAGAAGTTCATCATTGAATTGGAGCAAACGCTTTGAAATAATCATTGGGATTGCTCGTGGGATTTTGTATCTTCATCACGACTCGAGGTTGAGAATTATCCATAGGGATCTGAAAACAAGCAATATTCTACTTGATGATGAGATGAACCCCAAAATTTCAGACTTTGGTGTGGCTCGCATATTCAAGGCAAACCAAATTCAAGACAAGACAAACAGAGTTGTCGGAACATA TGGTTATATGTCACCAGAATATGCAGTATTTGGAAAATTTTCGACAAAATCAGATGTTTTTAGTTTTGGTGTAATATTATTGGAGATCGTAAGTGGCAAGAAGAATAGCGGTTCTTATATGGAGCACCCTTCCCAAACTTTGATAGGGCAG GTCTGGGAACTATGGAGAGAAGATAGAGCCTTGGACATAGTTGATTCATCGATAAATGAGTCATATGTTCCTCATGAAGTCTTGAGAAGCATTCAAATTGGGCTGTTATGTGTGCAAGAAGATGCTAGAGATCGACCAGATATGTTGGAAGTTCTGCTTATGCTCTGTACTGATGCAACCACTCTTCCTTCTCCCAAACAACCTGCTTTCATTTTCAGAACAACTTCCAATGATTTAAAATCAGTTGCAAAAGGATCTTGTTCTATAAATGGGGTGACATTAACCAACGTCGAAGCTCGCTAA
- the LOC109004623 gene encoding G-type lectin S-receptor-like serine/threonine-protein kinase At1g11410 isoform X1: MNSDKLLKILILVFLFFFPFSSSSTETLTQNQFIKDGQTLISKEKNFSIGFFSPANSSYRYLGIWFTKVKEQTPVWVANRNDPFNDSLGVLSVNQDGNLVLHDSFNRSLWSTNVSVQGQASTAAQLLDSGNLVLIQENNKNVLWQSFDYPTDTLLPNMSLGLNRRTGLNKFLTSWKSRDDPGTGDCIYKLNLTEAPQFFLYKGSIPYWRTGPWPWRSSAIKSNLTVSYINNGDEISYKYFFNDSAIITRIVLDNSGLLQQFVWNDGEHRWKEFWSAPKYRCDKYGQCGAYSICNPDDIDFECSCLPGYEPKSPRQWYLREGSELGCVRKKSGLSMCGNGEGFVKMEHVKAPFSPVAGRMYLSMMSYEVCKQACLRNCSCTAFTSLKDGKETNCLHWYGELMDIKVHYDERDPSVYVRVDAADLAKNTRKSGGFLENKGRLALVVMSIAVPLLPVILLAHLWLRKKKKMRVKRKLHNWSLNFAGTKGSLEGNELEDSNTNPGQPIFALSSIVAATDNFSPANKLGQGGFGPVFKGQLPNGQHIAVKRLSKSSGQGIEEFKNEVKLIAKLQHRNLVKMIGCCIQEEEKMLIYEYMSNKSLNFFIFDPTRSSSLNWSKRFEIIIGIARGILYLHHDSRLRIIHRDLKTSNILLDDEMNPKISDFGVARIFKANQIQDKTNRVVGTYGYMSPEYAVFGKFSTKSDVFSFGVILLEIVSGKKNSGSYMEHPSQTLIGQVWELWREDRALDIVDSSINESYVPHEVLRSIQIGLLCVQEDARDRPDMLEVLLMLCTDATTLPSPKQPAFIFRTTSNDLKSVAKGSCSINGVTLTNVEAR; encoded by the exons ATGAACTCTGACAAAttgttgaagattttgattttagtCTTTCTATTCTTCTTCCCATTTAGCAGTTCTTCCACTGAAACCTTAACACAAAACCAATTCATCAAAGATGGCCAAACTTTGATATCCAAAGAAAAGAACTTCTCCATTGGCTTCTTCAGCCCAGCCAACTCTAGCTATCGTTATCTTGGTATTTGGTTCACCAAAGTAAAAGAACAAACTCCAGTGTGGGTTGCAAATAGGAATGATCCTTTCAATGATTCCTTGGGAGTTCTCTCAGTCAACCAAGATGGAAACCTTGTTCTCCATGACAGCTTTAACCGTTCTCTCTGGTCTACAAATGTTTCAGTTCAAGGGCAAGCCTCCACTGCAGCTCAGCTCTTGGATTCAGGAAACCTAGTATTGATCcaggaaaacaacaaaaatgtgtTATGGCAAAGCTTTGACTATCCTACAGACACTTTGCTGCCAAACATGTCACTTGGTTTGAATCGGAGAACCGGGCTCAACAAATTTCTAACATCTTGGAAGTCACGAGATGACCCCGGAACTGGAGACTGTATCTATAAGCTAAATCTTACTGAGGCACCACAGTTCTTCTTGTACAAGGGTTCGATCCCATATTGGCGGACTGGACCGTGGCCATGGAGGTCCTCTGCAATAAAATCCAATTTGACAGTCAGTTACATCAACAATGGAGATGAGATATCTTACAAATACTTCTTCAATGACTCTGCAATCATCACAAGAATAGTGTTAGACAACTCCGGATTGCTCCAACAATTTGTATGGAATGATGGTGAACATCGATGGAAGGAGTTCTGGTCTGCACCCAAATATCGGTGTGACAAGTATGGACAGTGTGGCGCGTATAGTATTTGTAACCCAGATGATATTGATTTCGAATGTTCATGTCTCCCAGGGTATGAGCCAAAGTCTCCGAGGCAATGGTATCTTAGAGAAGGTTCTGAGCTTGGTTGTGTAAGAAAGAAGTCGGGTTTGTCTATGTGTGGGAATGGAGAAGGGTTTGTGAAGATGGAGCATGTGAAGGCTCCATTTTCACCTGTCGCAGGTCGTATGTATTTGAGTATGATGAGCTATGAAGTGTGCAAGCAAGCTTGCTTGAGGAATTGTTCTTGCACAGCTTTTACAAGTTTGAAAGATGGGAAAGAAACTAATTGCTTGCACTGGTATGGAGAGTTAATGGATATTAAAGTGCATTATGATGAGAGGGACCCAAGTGTATATGTTCGTGTGGATGCGGCAGATTTAG cCAAGAATACAAGGAAGTCCGGAGGTTTTCTTGAGAATAAGGGGAGGCTGGCTTTAGTAGTAATGTCCATTGCTGTGCCATTGTTGCCAGTAATTTTACTAGCCCATTTATGgctaaggaagaagaagaaaatgagag TGAAGAGAAAATTGCACAATTGGTCATTAAATTTTGCTGGTACCAAAGGCTCTTTGGAGGGAAATGAGCTCGAGGATAGTAATACAAACCCTGGTCAACCCATTTTTGCTCTAAGCTCCATAGTTGCTGCCACAGACAATTTCTCTCCAGCCAATAAACTTGGGCAAGGTGGTTTTGGCCCTGTTTTTAAG GGTCAATTACCTAATGGACAACACATAGCTGTAAAAAGGCTATCCAAGAGTTCAGGACAAGgaatagaagaatttaaaaatgaagttaaGTTGATTGCGAAACTGCAACACAGAAATCTTGTCAAAATGATAGGCTGTTGCATTCAGGAGGAAGAAAAGATGCTGATCTACGAGTACATGTCCAACAAAAGCTTGaacttctttatttttg ATCCTACAAGAAGTTCATCATTGAATTGGAGCAAACGCTTTGAAATAATCATTGGGATTGCTCGTGGGATTTTGTATCTTCATCACGACTCGAGGTTGAGAATTATCCATAGGGATCTGAAAACAAGCAATATTCTACTTGATGATGAGATGAACCCCAAAATTTCAGACTTTGGTGTGGCTCGCATATTCAAGGCAAACCAAATTCAAGACAAGACAAACAGAGTTGTCGGAACATA TGGTTATATGTCACCAGAATATGCAGTATTTGGAAAATTTTCGACAAAATCAGATGTTTTTAGTTTTGGTGTAATATTATTGGAGATCGTAAGTGGCAAGAAGAATAGCGGTTCTTATATGGAGCACCCTTCCCAAACTTTGATAGGGCAG GTCTGGGAACTATGGAGAGAAGATAGAGCCTTGGACATAGTTGATTCATCGATAAATGAGTCATATGTTCCTCATGAAGTCTTGAGAAGCATTCAAATTGGGCTGTTATGTGTGCAAGAAGATGCTAGAGATCGACCAGATATGTTGGAAGTTCTGCTTATGCTCTGTACTGATGCAACCACTCTTCCTTCTCCCAAACAACCTGCTTTCATTTTCAGAACAACTTCCAATGATTTAAAATCAGTTGCAAAAGGATCTTGTTCTATAAATGGGGTGACATTAACCAACGTCGAAGCTCGCTAA